One window of the Chanodichthys erythropterus isolate Z2021 chromosome 2, ASM2448905v1, whole genome shotgun sequence genome contains the following:
- the rbp5 gene encoding retinol-binding protein 5 — protein MSKPNYTGIYHMVSQNNFEEYLAALDVNYALRKVVCILKPSKHIEHDVNTGKMKIKTVTTFKNFDMDFTLGQEFTEDLGAVDGRKCQTTVDWDGDKLVCVQRGEKEGRGWTHWLEGNILHLEMRAQGVTAKQVFKKAE, from the exons atGTCGAAACCTAATTATACTGGCATTTACCACATGGTTTCCCAGAATAATTTTGAAGAATATCTGGCGGCTTTGG ATGTTAATTATGCATTAAGGAAAGTCGTCTGCATTCTGAAACCCAGCAAACATATTGAACATGATGTGAACACtggcaaaatgaaaataaagactGTCACCACCTTTAAGAACTTTGACATGGACTTCACTTTGGGACAGGAGTTCACTGAGGACCTGGGAGCAGTCGATGGGCGAAAGTGCCAG ACCACAGTGGACTGGGACGGTGATAAATTGGTCTGCGTGCAGAGAGGAGAGAAAGAGGGCAGAGGCTGGACACATTGGTTAGAAGGAAACATCCTTCATTTG GAGATGAGGGCTCAGGGTGTCACTGCCAAGCAGGTCTTTAAGAAGGCTGAGTGA
- the LOC137034047 gene encoding tumor necrosis factor receptor superfamily member 14: protein MGKEKCNGQKCPKGKYMAAECNATSDIVCEICPRHTFSGQENRMKQCLPCMECSQNNNLVMVKECEADENTECRCKPGYYCTHPSNSNCDHCSPVSKCPPGKGVSFKHTFQSDTVCKPCPEGTYSDVEDYESVCKNHTSCDDFGRDVKVPGTSTSDAVCGHFKPCTTSCSWLLPAGLWTGVVVTAFIVFLVLFIIYWRNKRRSETSEIFLSQISPVLPPDILKYPADFDMEKCVECDKQKAENYTEMDSCIQCDGVISMKSVSGKYSQITAANGYTDNMYHSAYHSQPQESEWND, encoded by the exons ATGGGAAAAGAGAAATGCAATGGCCAAAAATGTCCGAAAG gGAAATATATGGCTGCTGAATGTAATGCCACATCTGATATAGTGTGTGAAATATGTCCACGTCATACATTTAGTGGTCAGGAAAACAGAATGAAGCAGTGTCTACCCTGCATGGAGTGCAGTCAGA ACAATAACCTGGTGATGGTAAAGGAGTGTGAGGCAGACGAAAACACAGAGTGCAGGTGTAAGCCGGGATACTACTGTACACATCCAAGCAATTCCAACTGCGATCACTGCAGTCCCGTCTCCAAGTGTCCTCCAGGAAAAGGGGTCAGTTTTAAGC ACACGTTCCAGTCCGACACTGTGTGCAAACCCTGCCCTGAGGGAACCTACAGTGATGTGGAGGATTATGAGTCCGTCTGCAAAAATCATACAAG TTGTGATGATTTCGGTCGAGATGTGAAGGTTCCTGGGACCAGCACATCAGATGCTGTGTGTGGACATTTTAAACCATGTACTACAT CTTGTTCTTGGTTGTTACCTGCTGGCCTGTGGACAGGCGTCGTGGTTACTGCCTTTATTGTATTTCTGGTCCTGTTTATAATTTATTGGAGAAACAAACGTCGGTCAGAAACATCAG AGATTTTTTTAAGCCAAATCTCGCCAGTGCTTCCTCCAGACATCCTGAAATACCCTGCAGACTTTGACATGGAGAAATGTGTAGAGTGTGACAAACAAAAAG ctGAAAATTACACAGAGATGGACAGTTGCATACAGTGTGATGGAGTTATATCAATGAAGAGCGTGTCGGGGAAATACAGCCAAATAACTGCCGCAAATGGATATACAGATAACATGTATCACTCCGCTTATCATTCGCAGCCACAGGAGTCTGAATGGAATGATTAA